A single genomic interval of Streptomyces sp. NBC_00663 harbors:
- a CDS encoding tetratricopeptide repeat protein, producing MNENWEQRVTAAWATFDDYPEERAADFRAVIDALVAELPDGSPLGPFEQACAWDSTGHSDRAAPLYREALARGLSGYKGRRAKIQLSSSLRNIGQAEEGVKLLTPELDAPSDELDDAVRATLALCLSSLGRDREGLSLVLGALAPHLPRYQRSMANYARALVEPEEPSGA from the coding sequence GTGAACGAGAACTGGGAACAGCGTGTGACGGCCGCCTGGGCCACCTTCGACGACTACCCCGAGGAGCGGGCCGCCGACTTCCGCGCGGTGATCGACGCCCTCGTCGCCGAGCTCCCCGACGGCAGCCCGCTCGGCCCCTTCGAGCAGGCCTGCGCCTGGGACTCGACCGGCCACTCGGACCGGGCGGCGCCGCTGTACCGGGAGGCGCTGGCGCGCGGACTGTCCGGCTACAAGGGGCGTCGTGCGAAGATCCAGCTGTCCAGCTCGCTGCGGAACATCGGGCAGGCCGAGGAGGGCGTCAAGCTGCTGACGCCCGAACTGGACGCTCCCTCCGACGAGTTGGACGACGCCGTACGGGCGACCCTCGCCCTTTGTCTGTCCAGTCTCGGCCGGGACCGTGAGGGCCTCTCGCTGGTCCTCGGCGCGCTCGCCCCCCATCTGCCGCGCTACCAGCGGTCGATGGCCAACTACGCCCGCGCTCTGGTGGAACCGGAGGAGCCGTCGGGGGCCTGA
- a CDS encoding DUF1996 domain-containing protein has protein sequence MGRNNRKRRTPLANKAIAASAALALGGGGLVWANFYASAHESNSGQNQTKAAGAQIATIQCPDVGQKLTNVPNGARNGVSTELANLDKQITEAYARLASTRQAQAGDSGFVQNAILGPLKDKRTAALDRIRINIQRAGGQAANLSQFAGCTGVPAEQPATNAGEADQNQNGDGQQQDGQQQGDQQQGDQQQGGQQQGGQQQNGQGGNGPTADDFVDITKVQANAQLGVGQNGLPANGRSGSRGTFTTKCGTNGNDNHNTDNVIVAPGVSNGAHHLHDYVGNQSNDAFASDQELAAAQTTCQNQGDKSSYFWPVLRLQDGTQDFDQNAAGGGTEGNAGKILQPAQAQLKFVGNKKGNVVAMPTALRIITGDAKAFVNGNANANVNWSCTGFENKVQLHDKYPICPQGSQVVRTTNFQSCWDGQNIDSANHRTHVAFAQADGSCANGFKAIPQLQVRLVYNVPAPTIQNGQVVKPYAVDTFPENLHKPVTDHNDFINFFSTNTMNKMVKCINTGQKCQ, from the coding sequence ATGGGACGCAACAATCGCAAACGCCGTACGCCGCTGGCCAACAAGGCCATAGCCGCTTCGGCTGCCCTAGCGCTCGGTGGGGGCGGGCTTGTCTGGGCGAACTTCTACGCATCGGCTCATGAGTCGAACTCGGGACAGAACCAGACGAAGGCAGCCGGGGCACAGATCGCCACGATCCAGTGCCCGGACGTCGGCCAGAAGCTGACGAACGTCCCGAACGGCGCCCGGAACGGCGTGAGTACGGAGCTGGCGAACCTCGACAAGCAGATCACCGAGGCCTACGCCCGGCTCGCATCGACGCGCCAGGCTCAGGCGGGTGACTCCGGGTTCGTGCAGAACGCGATCCTCGGCCCGCTGAAGGACAAGCGGACCGCGGCGCTGGACCGCATCCGGATCAACATCCAGCGCGCCGGCGGACAGGCCGCGAACCTGTCGCAGTTCGCCGGATGCACCGGGGTCCCGGCCGAGCAGCCGGCGACCAACGCCGGCGAGGCCGACCAGAACCAGAACGGGGACGGCCAGCAGCAGGACGGCCAGCAGCAAGGCGACCAGCAGCAGGGCGACCAGCAGCAAGGTGGTCAGCAGCAGGGCGGCCAGCAGCAGAACGGCCAGGGCGGCAACGGCCCGACGGCCGACGACTTCGTGGACATCACCAAGGTGCAGGCCAACGCCCAGCTGGGCGTGGGTCAGAACGGCCTTCCCGCGAACGGCCGTTCCGGCTCCCGGGGCACGTTCACCACGAAGTGCGGCACCAACGGGAACGACAACCACAACACGGACAACGTGATCGTCGCCCCCGGTGTCAGCAACGGCGCCCACCACCTGCACGACTACGTCGGCAACCAGAGCAACGACGCCTTCGCGAGCGACCAGGAGCTGGCGGCGGCCCAGACCACCTGCCAGAACCAGGGCGACAAGTCCTCGTACTTCTGGCCGGTGCTGCGCCTCCAGGACGGTACGCAGGACTTCGACCAGAACGCCGCCGGTGGTGGCACCGAGGGCAACGCCGGCAAGATCCTTCAGCCCGCCCAGGCCCAGCTGAAGTTCGTCGGCAACAAGAAGGGCAACGTCGTCGCGATGCCGACGGCCCTGCGCATCATCACCGGTGACGCGAAGGCCTTCGTCAACGGCAACGCCAACGCGAACGTCAACTGGAGCTGCACCGGCTTCGAGAACAAGGTGCAGCTGCACGACAAGTACCCGATCTGCCCGCAGGGCAGCCAGGTGGTGCGCACGACCAACTTCCAGAGCTGCTGGGACGGTCAGAACATCGACAGCGCCAACCACCGGACGCACGTGGCGTTCGCCCAGGCCGACGGCTCCTGCGCCAATGGCTTCAAGGCGATCCCGCAGCTCCAGGTCCGGCTCGTCTACAACGTTCCCGCCCCGACCATCCAGAACGGTCAGGTCGTGAAGCCGTACGCGGTGGACACCTTCCCGGAGAACCTGCACAAGCCGGTGACCGACCACAACGACTTCATCAACTTCTTCTCCACGAACACGATGAACAAGATGGTCAAGTGCATCAACACCGGCCAGAAGTGCCAGTGA
- a CDS encoding response regulator transcription factor, with amino-acid sequence MRVVLAEDLFLLRDGLVRLLEAHDFEIAAAVESGPELTRALAELEPDVAVVDVRLPPTHTDEGLQCALAARRARPGLPVLVLSQHVEQLYARELLADGTGGVGYLLKDRVFDAAQFVDAVHRVAAGGTAMDPQVIQQLLTRRAAADQPLGRLTPRELEVLDLMAQGRSNAAIAGQLVVTERAIAKHTSNIFTKLDLEVSDDDNRRVLAVLAYLDQGR; translated from the coding sequence TTGCGTGTTGTCCTAGCCGAAGACCTGTTCCTGCTGCGGGACGGGCTGGTCCGGCTGCTGGAAGCCCATGACTTCGAGATCGCCGCCGCCGTCGAGTCCGGCCCCGAGCTCACCCGTGCGCTGGCCGAGCTGGAGCCGGACGTCGCCGTGGTCGACGTACGGCTGCCGCCCACGCACACCGACGAGGGGTTGCAGTGCGCGCTGGCGGCCCGGCGGGCCCGGCCGGGGCTGCCCGTGCTGGTGCTCTCGCAGCACGTGGAGCAGTTGTACGCGCGTGAGCTGCTCGCCGACGGTACGGGCGGGGTCGGCTATCTGCTGAAGGACCGGGTGTTCGACGCGGCGCAGTTCGTGGACGCGGTGCACCGGGTAGCGGCGGGCGGCACCGCGATGGACCCGCAGGTGATCCAGCAGCTGCTGACCCGGCGGGCGGCGGCCGACCAGCCGCTGGGCCGGCTGACCCCGCGGGAGCTGGAGGTGCTTGACCTGATGGCGCAGGGGCGGTCCAACGCGGCGATCGCGGGACAGCTCGTCGTCACAGAACGGGCCATTGCCAAGCACACCTCCAACATCTTCACCAAACTGGACCTCGAGGTGTCGGACGACGACAATCGACGCGTTCTGGCGGTCCTCGCCTATCTGGACCAGGGCCGGTGA
- a CDS encoding sensor histidine kinase, translating to MGIETQNSSGRTWARTSGLAAVRGFGLALVTLPGAILYFTLSLVSISLIPVGLGIVTTPRVLAGVRAFADRRRVLAAEWCGVRIPSAYRPIPANANPWERTFGMLRDPATWRDLRWLPVDMTAGYLTALLPAVLLLYPVEGLALAAGLWRVFPDGYWYAFVPVTGQASAFGAGALALVFLLLFRLLPEPLLRAHFRLTGALLTPSQAQLAERVRVLTETRQDAVDTSAAELRRIERDLHDGAQARLVAMGMDLNTIELLLDKDPEKAKELIAQARKSSVDALAELRDLVRGIHPPVLAERGLGDAVRALALRLPLPSEVTVELPGRADAPVESAAYFAVSEVLTNAVKHADAERLWIDLHHKEGTLRISVTDDGKGGAVIGAGSGLAGVERRLGTFDGVLAVSSPAGGPTMVTMEIPCVLS from the coding sequence ATGGGCATAGAGACACAGAACAGCAGCGGTCGTACATGGGCACGGACCTCGGGTCTGGCGGCGGTGCGGGGGTTCGGGCTGGCGTTGGTGACGCTGCCGGGGGCGATCTTGTACTTCACGCTGTCGCTGGTGTCGATCTCGCTCATCCCGGTCGGCCTCGGGATCGTCACCACGCCACGGGTGCTGGCAGGTGTACGGGCGTTCGCGGACCGGCGGCGGGTGCTCGCCGCCGAGTGGTGCGGGGTGCGGATCCCGTCGGCGTACCGGCCGATCCCCGCGAACGCCAACCCCTGGGAGCGCACCTTCGGCATGCTGCGTGATCCGGCGACCTGGCGGGACCTCAGGTGGCTGCCGGTGGACATGACGGCGGGCTACCTCACCGCGCTGCTGCCGGCCGTGCTGCTGCTGTACCCGGTGGAGGGGCTCGCGCTGGCGGCCGGACTGTGGCGGGTCTTCCCGGACGGCTACTGGTACGCCTTCGTGCCGGTCACCGGGCAGGCCTCCGCGTTCGGCGCCGGTGCGCTCGCGCTCGTCTTCCTGCTGCTCTTCCGGCTGCTCCCCGAACCGCTGCTGCGCGCCCACTTCCGTCTCACCGGCGCCCTCCTCACCCCCAGCCAGGCCCAACTCGCCGAGCGGGTGCGCGTGTTGACCGAGACCCGGCAGGACGCCGTCGACACCTCCGCCGCCGAACTGCGGCGCATCGAGCGGGACCTGCACGACGGGGCGCAGGCCCGGCTGGTCGCGATGGGCATGGACCTGAACACCATCGAGTTGCTCCTCGACAAGGACCCGGAGAAGGCGAAGGAGTTGATCGCGCAGGCCCGCAAGTCCTCCGTGGACGCGCTCGCCGAGCTGCGGGACCTGGTGCGCGGCATCCATCCGCCGGTGCTCGCCGAGCGCGGACTGGGCGACGCGGTACGGGCCTTGGCGCTGCGGCTGCCGCTGCCCTCGGAGGTGACGGTGGAGCTGCCCGGGCGGGCGGACGCGCCGGTGGAGTCGGCGGCGTACTTCGCGGTGAGCGAGGTGCTCACCAACGCCGTGAAGCACGCGGACGCCGAGCGGCTCTGGATCGACCTGCACCACAAGGAGGGCACGCTGCGGATCAGTGTCACCGACGACGGCAAGGGCGGTGCGGTGATCGGGGCGGGCTCGGGACTGGCCGGGGTCGAGCGGCGGCTCGGTACATTCGACGGCGTCCTGGCCGTCAGCAGTCCCGCGGGCGGTCCCACCATGGTCACCATGGAGATCCCTTGCGTGTTGTCCTAG
- a CDS encoding SDR family oxidoreductase translates to MRLLVLGGTEFVGRAVVEAALGRGWDVTVFHRGRHAPVAGVRSLHGDRTAPDGLAALADGGSWDAVVDTWSAAPRAVRDAARLLRGRAGRYVYLSSRSVYAWPPAAGLTEDAPLVEGASADAGQSDYARDKRGGELAATEAFGADRSLLVRAGLILGPYENIGRLPWWLHRIARGGPVLAPGPRDLPLQYIDVRDLAAWVLGAVERELSGPYNLVAPSGHATMGSLLEACAKVTGATADLRWTDPDVVLDAGIEPWTQLPVWLPPGSDLHAALHTGDVTKALGTGLSCRPVAETVADTWSWLREIGGTAPQRPDRPAVGLDPAVEAKVLRGVPDTTP, encoded by the coding sequence ATGAGACTTCTGGTGCTGGGCGGTACGGAGTTCGTGGGGCGGGCCGTCGTCGAGGCGGCGCTCGGGCGCGGCTGGGACGTGACCGTCTTCCACCGGGGACGGCACGCACCCGTGGCCGGGGTGCGGTCGCTGCACGGCGACCGCACCGCACCCGACGGGCTCGCCGCCCTTGCGGACGGGGGCAGTTGGGACGCCGTCGTCGACACCTGGTCGGCGGCGCCCCGGGCGGTGCGGGACGCGGCGCGGCTGCTGCGGGGCCGCGCGGGGCGGTATGTGTACCTGTCGAGCCGCTCGGTGTACGCATGGCCGCCGGCCGCCGGACTCACCGAGGACGCTCCCCTGGTGGAGGGTGCCTCGGCCGATGCCGGGCAGAGCGACTACGCCCGTGACAAGCGGGGCGGCGAGCTGGCCGCGACCGAGGCCTTCGGCGCGGACCGCTCGCTGCTCGTCCGGGCGGGGCTGATCCTCGGACCGTACGAGAACATCGGGCGGCTGCCGTGGTGGCTGCACCGGATCGCCCGGGGTGGGCCCGTACTCGCCCCGGGGCCACGGGACCTCCCCCTCCAGTACATCGACGTCCGCGACCTCGCCGCTTGGGTACTGGGCGCGGTGGAGCGGGAGTTGAGCGGGCCGTACAACCTGGTCGCGCCGAGCGGGCACGCCACCATGGGCAGCCTCCTGGAGGCCTGCGCGAAGGTCACCGGCGCCACCGCCGACCTCCGCTGGACCGACCCGGACGTCGTGCTCGACGCCGGTATCGAGCCCTGGACCCAGCTGCCGGTGTGGCTGCCGCCGGGGAGCGACCTGCATGCGGCGCTGCACACCGGTGACGTCACCAAGGCGCTGGGCACGGGACTGAGCTGCCGTCCCGTCGCCGAGACCGTCGCCGACACCTGGAGCTGGCTGCGGGAGATCGGCGGCACCGCGCCGCAGCGCCCCGACCGGCCCGCGGTGGGGCTCGACCCGGCCGTGGAGGCGAAGGTGCTCAGGGGTGTACCTGACACCACCCCCTGA
- a CDS encoding winged helix-turn-helix domain-containing protein, with amino-acid sequence MATTRTLSPAPLATAPAHALAEHGPRHRLRAVGPDDVLDVADFLPPGATWLPAPQHALPTLPGQPPMIGYLVLVPADQQPPLLPTEQAATGALGADSGDDPLVRIDTVQRTAEVNGVELDLTYLEFELLAHLVANPHRVHTRDQLVTTVWGYGHVGDGRTVDVHIARLRRKLGTQHRQAIQTIRRVGYKYAPPTGR; translated from the coding sequence ATGGCGACCACTCGTACTCTCTCCCCCGCTCCCCTCGCCACCGCCCCGGCCCACGCCCTCGCCGAGCACGGCCCCCGGCACCGGCTCAGGGCCGTCGGCCCCGACGACGTGCTGGACGTGGCGGACTTCCTGCCGCCGGGTGCCACCTGGCTGCCCGCCCCGCAGCACGCGCTGCCCACGCTGCCGGGCCAGCCGCCGATGATCGGCTACCTGGTGCTGGTCCCGGCCGACCAGCAGCCGCCCCTGCTGCCGACCGAGCAGGCCGCGACCGGTGCTCTCGGTGCCGACAGCGGCGACGACCCGCTCGTCCGCATCGACACCGTGCAGCGCACCGCCGAGGTGAACGGCGTCGAACTCGACCTCACCTACCTGGAGTTCGAGCTCCTCGCCCACCTCGTCGCCAACCCGCACCGGGTGCACACCCGCGACCAGCTGGTCACCACCGTGTGGGGCTACGGCCACGTGGGCGACGGCCGCACCGTCGACGTCCACATCGCCCGCCTCCGCCGCAAGCTGGGCACCCAGCACCGGCAGGCGATCCAGACGATCCGCCGGGTGGGCTACAAGTACGCGCCGCCGACCGGGCGTTGA
- a CDS encoding DUF6891 domain-containing protein: MEIDDDLLAIKAETENRQTHTRISAVRLRELVHRIGGADDHFLIVQRIPDRPAVFIQVAHEPGGVYAFQHRTGSVPYMWVTEVTDPDLVADVMARWARQEDGWDTGIVWQGDELGAPQEVPAPDPEVTAEAEGQVREMLTDGYLGIEEIIRETAYLLEDRLSAAQARPIVERLWLARVEEQESWTEPTDPDRLERAFAALERDGIVAREHFTCCRSCGMGEIGAEMADREGGARGFVFFHYQCTRSAAEGHGLSVYYGDFANTPQGKAAVGHEVVAALDAAGLSTQWDGNPDTAIAVRPLNWRKRLVG, encoded by the coding sequence ATGGAGATCGACGACGACCTGCTCGCCATCAAGGCCGAGACGGAGAACCGGCAGACGCACACCCGGATTTCGGCGGTACGGCTGCGGGAGCTGGTGCACCGGATCGGCGGTGCCGACGACCACTTCCTGATCGTGCAGCGGATACCGGACCGGCCGGCGGTCTTCATCCAGGTCGCCCACGAGCCGGGTGGGGTGTACGCGTTCCAGCACCGCACCGGATCCGTCCCGTACATGTGGGTCACCGAGGTGACGGACCCGGACCTGGTCGCGGACGTGATGGCGCGCTGGGCCCGCCAGGAGGACGGCTGGGACACGGGGATCGTCTGGCAGGGCGACGAACTCGGGGCGCCCCAGGAGGTGCCGGCGCCGGACCCGGAGGTCACCGCCGAGGCCGAGGGGCAGGTGCGCGAGATGCTCACCGACGGCTACCTCGGCATCGAGGAGATCATCCGCGAGACCGCCTACCTGCTGGAGGACCGGCTGTCCGCCGCGCAGGCCCGGCCGATCGTGGAGCGGCTGTGGCTGGCGCGGGTCGAGGAGCAGGAGTCCTGGACCGAACCGACCGACCCTGACCGGCTGGAGCGGGCGTTCGCGGCGCTGGAGCGGGACGGCATCGTGGCCCGCGAGCACTTCACCTGCTGCCGCAGCTGCGGGATGGGCGAGATCGGCGCCGAGATGGCCGACCGGGAGGGCGGCGCCCGGGGCTTCGTCTTCTTCCACTACCAGTGCACCCGCAGCGCGGCCGAGGGTCACGGACTGTCCGTCTACTACGGCGACTTCGCCAACACCCCGCAGGGCAAGGCCGCCGTCGGGCACGAGGTCGTCGCGGCACTCGACGCCGCCGGGCTGTCCACGCAGTGGGACGGCAATCCGGACACCGCGATCGCCGTCAGGCCCCTGAACTGGCGCAAACGCCTGGTGGGGTGA
- the glnII gene encoding glutamine synthetase → MTFKAEYIWIDGTEPTAKLRSKTKILADDAKGAELPIWGFDGSSTNQAEGHSSDRVLKPVFTCPDPIRGGDDILVLCEVLNIDFTPHSSNTRAALAEVEEKFAAQEPIFGIEQEYTFFKDGYPLGFPKGGFPAPQGGYYCGVGADEIFGRDVVEAHLDNCLKAGLAISGINAEVMPGQWEFQVGPVSPLEVSDHMWVARWLLYRTAEDFGISATLDPKPVKGDWNGAGAHTNFSTKAMREGYDAIITACESLGEGSKPLDHVKNYGAGIDDRLTGLHETAPWNEYSYGVSDRGASVRIPWQVEKDGKGYIEDRRPNANVDPYVVTRLIVDTCCSALEKAGQV, encoded by the coding sequence GTGACCTTCAAGGCTGAGTACATCTGGATCGACGGCACCGAGCCGACGGCCAAGCTCCGTTCCAAGACGAAGATCCTGGCGGACGACGCCAAGGGTGCGGAGCTGCCGATCTGGGGCTTCGACGGGTCCTCCACCAACCAGGCCGAGGGGCACTCCTCGGACCGTGTGCTCAAGCCGGTCTTCACCTGTCCGGACCCGATCCGCGGCGGCGACGACATCCTGGTCCTGTGTGAGGTCCTCAACATCGACTTCACGCCGCACTCCTCCAACACCCGTGCCGCGCTGGCCGAGGTCGAGGAGAAGTTCGCCGCGCAGGAGCCGATCTTCGGTATCGAGCAGGAGTACACCTTCTTCAAGGACGGCTACCCGCTCGGCTTCCCCAAGGGCGGCTTCCCGGCCCCCCAGGGCGGCTACTACTGCGGTGTCGGCGCCGACGAGATCTTCGGCCGTGACGTCGTCGAGGCCCACCTGGACAACTGCCTCAAGGCGGGCCTCGCGATCTCCGGCATCAACGCCGAGGTCATGCCCGGCCAGTGGGAGTTCCAGGTCGGCCCGGTCTCCCCGCTGGAGGTCTCGGACCACATGTGGGTGGCCCGCTGGCTGCTCTACCGCACCGCCGAGGACTTCGGCATCTCCGCCACCCTGGACCCCAAGCCGGTCAAGGGCGACTGGAACGGCGCCGGTGCGCACACCAACTTCTCCACCAAGGCGATGCGCGAGGGCTACGACGCGATCATCACCGCGTGCGAGTCGCTCGGTGAGGGCTCCAAGCCGCTCGACCACGTCAAGAACTACGGCGCCGGCATCGACGACCGCCTGACCGGTCTGCACGAGACCGCCCCGTGGAACGAGTACTCCTACGGTGTCTCCGACCGTGGCGCCTCGGTCCGTATCCCGTGGCAGGTCGAGAAGGACGGCAAGGGCTACATCGAGGACCGCCGTCCCAACGCCAACGTCGACCCGTACGTCGTGACGCGGCTGATCGTCGACACCTGCTGCTCCGCGCTGGAGAAGGCCGGCCAGGTCTGA
- a CDS encoding arsenate reductase family protein, producing MEIWINPACSKCRSALTLLDAEGADYSVRRYLEDVPSEDEIRAVLDRLGLEPWDITRTQEAVAKELGLKEWARDESSRERWVTALAEHPKLIQRPIITADDGTAVVGRSEEAVRDALSR from the coding sequence ATGGAGATCTGGATCAACCCGGCCTGTTCCAAGTGCCGCAGCGCGCTCACCCTGCTCGACGCCGAGGGCGCCGACTACTCGGTCCGCCGCTACCTGGAGGACGTACCGAGCGAGGACGAGATCAGGGCCGTACTCGACCGTCTCGGCCTCGAACCGTGGGACATCACCCGCACCCAGGAGGCCGTCGCCAAGGAGCTGGGGCTCAAGGAGTGGGCACGGGACGAGAGTTCACGCGAGCGATGGGTCACGGCGCTCGCCGAGCACCCGAAGCTGATCCAGCGGCCGATCATCACCGCGGACGACGGCACGGCCGTGGTCGGCCGCAGCGAGGAGGCCGTTCGGGACGCTCTGTCCCGTTAG
- a CDS encoding DUF2252 domain-containing protein, with product MSAPGGQGTPGERATQGRAARKRLPRSAHATWIPSLDRPDPVAVLERQGRDRLPELLPIRYGRMSASPFAFLRGAAAVMAADLAAQPHTGLTVQLCGDAHLLNFGLYASPERTLLFDLNDFDETFPGPFEWDVKRLAASIVVAARENGHSEPKAHRAAVEATAAYRMSMRRLAGLGELAVWYERLDADSLLPLIRSTRHRRRARSTLTRARRRTSLQALGKLTEVVDGRRRIIQDPPLLEPAGVPDMAALRKIFSDYRSTLAEERRLLLDRYRFVDAARKVVGVGSVGTRCFIVLLEGRDADDPLFLQIKEARQSVLEEHLPSGPYVHPGHRVVAGQRLLQAAGDIFLGWMTGPQGRAFYWRQLRDMKGSAEVAGMSPAELTTYARLCGTALARAHARSGDRVAIAAYLGGGDTFDHAIAEFAHTYAARTATDHTTLAAAIAAGVVTAAPDV from the coding sequence ATGAGCGCCCCTGGCGGCCAGGGCACCCCTGGTGAGCGCGCCACGCAGGGAAGAGCCGCCCGTAAGCGCCTCCCGCGCTCCGCGCACGCCACCTGGATCCCCTCCCTCGACCGGCCCGACCCGGTCGCCGTGCTGGAACGCCAGGGGCGTGACCGGCTGCCGGAGCTGCTGCCGATCCGGTACGGCAGGATGTCGGCCTCCCCGTTCGCCTTCCTGCGCGGTGCCGCTGCCGTGATGGCCGCCGACCTCGCCGCCCAGCCGCACACCGGCCTGACCGTGCAGCTCTGCGGTGACGCCCATCTGCTCAACTTCGGGCTCTACGCCTCCCCGGAGCGCACCCTCCTCTTCGACCTCAACGACTTCGACGAGACCTTCCCCGGCCCCTTCGAGTGGGACGTCAAACGCCTCGCCGCGAGCATCGTCGTGGCCGCCCGCGAGAACGGCCACAGCGAGCCCAAGGCCCACCGCGCGGCCGTCGAGGCCACCGCCGCGTACCGCATGTCCATGCGCCGACTGGCCGGGCTCGGCGAACTCGCCGTCTGGTACGAGCGCCTCGACGCCGACAGCCTGCTGCCCCTCATCCGCTCCACCCGGCACCGCCGCCGCGCCCGGTCGACCCTCACCCGGGCCCGCCGCCGCACCAGCCTCCAGGCGCTCGGGAAGCTGACGGAGGTCGTCGACGGGCGGCGCCGGATCATCCAGGACCCGCCGTTGCTCGAACCCGCAGGCGTCCCCGACATGGCCGCCCTGCGCAAGATCTTCAGCGACTACCGCTCCACCCTCGCCGAGGAACGCCGTCTCCTCCTCGACCGCTACCGTTTCGTCGACGCCGCCCGCAAGGTCGTCGGCGTCGGCAGCGTCGGCACCCGCTGCTTCATCGTGCTGCTCGAGGGCCGGGACGCGGACGACCCGCTGTTCCTCCAGATCAAGGAGGCCCGCCAGTCCGTGCTGGAGGAACACTTGCCGAGCGGGCCCTACGTCCATCCCGGACACCGGGTCGTCGCGGGCCAGCGGCTGTTGCAGGCGGCCGGCGACATCTTCCTGGGATGGATGACGGGGCCACAGGGGCGGGCCTTCTACTGGCGGCAACTGCGGGACATGAAGGGCTCGGCCGAGGTGGCCGGGATGAGCCCCGCGGAACTCACCACCTACGCCCGCCTGTGCGGCACCGCCCTGGCGCGCGCCCACGCCCGCTCGGGAGACCGCGTCGCCATCGCCGCCTACCTGGGCGGCGGCGACACCTTCGACCACGCGATCGCCGAGTTCGCCCACACCTACGCCGCCCGGACCGCGACCGACCACACCACCCTGGCCGCGGCGATCGCGGCGGGCGTGGTGACCGCGGCACCGGACGTGTGA
- a CDS encoding ANTAR domain-containing protein, whose translation MLAARLGVPVDEAFHILRAHARSHRRRLAEVAGDVVHQRLHLGRIP comes from the coding sequence ATGCTCGCCGCCCGCCTCGGCGTCCCGGTCGACGAGGCCTTCCACATCCTCCGCGCCCATGCCCGCTCCCACCGGCGCCGGCTGGCGGAGGTCGCGGGGGACGTCGTGCACCAGCGGCTGCACCTGGGGCGCATCCCATGA